One window of Gemmatimonadaceae bacterium genomic DNA carries:
- a CDS encoding M20/M25/M40 family metallo-hydrolase, protein MRSYSIAALLAFAAIASARAQDSVNLARIRDEGMNRSHALELFDHLTTVIGPRLTSSPAFKQSVDWAAQKLRDYGLSNVHLESWPFGRGWTLEGQTAELTAPRYMPLIAYAEAWSPSTNGTVEGKPVYIGDLANVDSVRAHAAAIRGAIILATKPQEVFITRDRMQPTEHDAPVPIGQPRPVNATGPLPRQTMFATLRELGAAAVLRPTEGDEGTMFVLGNRASSPENSVPSLIVSSEQYNLLVRLIHDSSSVRLRVSLRARYETADTNAYNVIAEIPGTDPRLGDEVVLLGAHIDSWHSAQGAADNADAVAELIETMRILKATGVRPRRTIRAAIWGGEEEGLLGSRAYAQRHYAGDVNAKAREKFSLYLNNDPGTGRIYGWYMEGNAAAKTIFDEWLAPLRDLGARRNVMEKIGSTDHLSFIALGLPGFNTIQDYTEYDTRIHHTNMDTFERVDPEALKQASVVLATFAYDAAMREGEFPRVTATP, encoded by the coding sequence ATGCGATCCTACAGCATCGCCGCACTGCTGGCGTTCGCGGCCATAGCCTCCGCACGCGCGCAGGATTCCGTCAACCTCGCACGAATCCGCGACGAAGGAATGAACCGCTCGCACGCACTCGAGCTGTTCGACCATCTCACGACAGTCATCGGTCCGCGCCTAACGAGCTCGCCGGCGTTCAAGCAGTCCGTCGACTGGGCCGCGCAGAAGCTTCGTGACTACGGGCTCTCGAACGTGCACCTCGAGTCCTGGCCCTTCGGACGCGGCTGGACGCTCGAGGGGCAGACCGCCGAGTTGACGGCGCCACGCTACATGCCGCTCATCGCGTATGCCGAGGCCTGGTCGCCATCGACGAACGGCACTGTCGAGGGTAAGCCGGTGTACATCGGCGACCTGGCGAACGTGGACTCGGTGCGCGCACACGCGGCCGCAATCCGCGGCGCGATCATTCTCGCGACGAAGCCGCAGGAGGTCTTCATCACCCGCGATCGAATGCAGCCGACGGAGCACGACGCCCCCGTTCCAATCGGCCAGCCGCGGCCCGTCAACGCAACCGGGCCGCTGCCGCGACAGACGATGTTCGCCACTCTGCGCGAGCTTGGAGCCGCGGCCGTGCTGCGACCCACCGAAGGTGACGAGGGAACGATGTTCGTCCTCGGCAATCGCGCCAGTTCGCCTGAGAACTCGGTGCCGTCGCTGATCGTCTCATCAGAACAGTACAACCTGCTCGTGCGCTTGATTCACGACTCCTCATCGGTGAGGCTGCGTGTCTCCTTGCGGGCACGCTACGAGACCGCTGATACCAACGCGTACAACGTGATCGCCGAGATTCCGGGAACCGATCCCAGGCTCGGCGACGAGGTCGTGTTGTTAGGCGCACACATCGACTCGTGGCACTCTGCTCAGGGCGCCGCCGACAACGCCGACGCGGTCGCCGAGTTGATCGAGACGATGCGGATTCTGAAGGCAACCGGTGTCAGGCCGCGTCGCACCATCCGGGCCGCCATCTGGGGCGGTGAAGAGGAGGGACTCCTCGGCTCGCGCGCGTATGCACAGCGCCATTATGCCGGCGACGTCAACGCCAAGGCGCGTGAGAAGTTCTCCCTCTATCTCAATAATGATCCGGGCACGGGACGGATCTATGGCTGGTACATGGAAGGAAATGCCGCCGCGAAGACGATCTTCGACGAATGGCTCGCGCCACTCCGCGATCTCGGTGCCCGGCGGAACGTGATGGAGAAAATTGGAAGCACCGATCACCTGTCGTTCATCGCCCTGGGCCTCCCCGGCTTCAACACGATCCAGGACTACACCGAGTACGACACGCGCATCCACCACACCAATATGGACACGTTCGAGCGGGTGGACCCGGAGGCGTTGAAGCAGGCGTCCGTCGTGCTCGCGACGTTTGCCTACGATGCCGCGATGCGGGAGGGAGAGTTCCCGCGAGTGACCGCGACGCCGTAG